The Solanum pennellii chromosome 4, SPENNV200 genomic interval CAATTTAGAAAATCATAATTATTACTTgtcaactaaaaaaataataatcacatTTCTCATCCccacaatttttaaattatccaACCTTTGTtgcacataaaaataaaaaataaagcgTCACAATTTAAGCAAACTTAAAACAAAAGGATAAAATAGTCATTTTATTATTCGCTCTTTCCCCATAAAAAGAAAGTAGTATAAAAGTTTGAGACGTCTCTTTTCCCTTCTGTTGCAGTTTTGTTTGTATTGCCTTTTTCTTCCTTCATTTAAATTCCATGTTATCTCCTTTTTATCGCCTTCTGTTTCTTCCCTCTTTAAGTTCCTTTGCTTCCTTCCTTCTCCTATAATTTGTATCAGTCAATTGATAGCTTTAATCAGTTTTTCTTGTGCTTCTAATTCGGTTTCACCGGAAAACTTGTGAAAGCAGAGGCGAAAGCAATATCGATTTGTGTGCTGTTTGTATCGCCTccttctgtttcttctttgtctTGTTTTTTATCGGCGTCTGTTCTTCGTTCTAAGTTCCTTAGTCTCCTCCTCTATAGTTTGTATCGGTGAACGAAATTTGAAGGATGTCGACAGCTCCGGCCGGTTCCTGTGCTCCCATGATCGCCAGCGGTGAAATGGATTCGGTTTCAGCTATTTTAAACGGTAACAAGGTGGAGATACTTGTTCCTTTAGAGAGGACAGCAGGTGGAAGCGGGACGAAAGTGACGGTTGAGGTTCCGAGGAACTGGTTGATTCCGCCAGCTAGATCGACGGATCATGCTCAGTTGTTGNGTTTTAAACGGTAACAAGGTGGAGATACTTGTTCCTTTAGAGAGGACAGCAGGTGGAAGCGGGACGAAAGTGAGGGTTGAGGTTCCGAGGAACTGGTTGATTCCGCCAGCTAGATCGACGGATCATGCTCAGTTGTTGGTTCAGAACCACCAGAATTTCAAGGTGAGTGGGATGCCGGCGAGGATTATGATGTTTAAGGATGGATCGTGGGTGGATTTCGAGAAAAGTGCCATGGATGTACTGGTTTCAGCTTTTGTGAGTGGCGAGGCTATGGTTGAGACGGTAATGGGAGGGTGTACAttcatttttgatttttatCGAATGATAGGAATCAATTTGGACAGTGGGAATGAGCTGCCCATAGCTTGGATTGATGTCGGTGGTAACAGTTTTTACCCTAAGGTCTTCGTTGAGGGTTCAGAAAATCTCGATAAAAACGAGgtaaatgttgatgaaaagtTCTCCTCGGAGAATGGTAAGGTTGAATTTGAGATAAAAATCATTGAGAGGAACTCAGCTGGAGACGTGTTAGGAAAGAGGAAGATGGGAAGTGAGGAAAACGAGGTGGTGAGGGAAGTAGGAAGTTCCTCTAGGGATGTGATAGAGCAGCGTGTTGTCTCTACACCTACTGAATTGCTTCCACCGAAGTGGCCTAGGACAAGGTCATTGGGGAACGAGGAGGAAAGCTATCGGAAGGCAAGTAGTTTACTTATTTCTATTTTGAAAGTTGGTGTTACAGTCACTGCTGTTCATCAGTGCACTAGAACCGGGCCAGTGGAACAGGCCCGGTTAGAAGTTTTCCTAAATAATGTGAAGATAGTGAAGAGAAGTAGAGGGGACGCCAGGATTCAGTATGCCTGGTATGGTACATCCTCGGCAAAAATTGATAGTATCATGCGGCGCGGTTTTGAAATGCCAAGAATCATACCGGGTATTCTTACTCACGGTGTTGGTATATACATGTCGCCTTTATACTCACCTCAAAAGAGGTATGCGCTGCTCTTGAACTAGTTGATTATTTGTGTTCTCTTAATTGTTGCTTATGctcatttattttttggtaCTTGTTATTGGTTGTATGTGCAGTCACACGATGTGCGAGGTAGATGAAAATGGTGAAAAGCATATCATGTTATGTCGAGTTATAGTGGGAAAGCTCGAGAAGGTTGAGTTAGGATCTCAGCAGCTGTTTCCGTCAAGTGCGGAGTTCGATACTGGAGTTGATGACTTAATCAATCCAAAGCTGCATGTGATATGGTGTAGCAATATGAACACCCACATTCTACCCATATTTATAGTCAGTTATAAATCTGGCTTTCATATAACAGGTATGTATTTCTCCTTTTCATTATACATTCCTTTCAATTACTTTTAATTGTTGCAAGAGAAACGGAACAGTTAAGTGTATTTATACAGGTTGACTGAATGGTAGTGCTCATAGCGCATTGATTCTATAGCTTGTATAGCTCCCAATCAGGTAAGTTTGGATTTCCTTTTTTTAACACTGGTTATTCAAGGAATTATTATATACATGTGATGAATCTGGTTTTAAGACCATAATTTTGATCTTTACTTCTAATACAAATTGTTCACAGGAAGGCAAAgtaggaaaaaaaatttcatgacaGTTACAATCTCTTGTTGGTGAGGACTTGTTGCATTCAATTATTCAGGAAGTCCATGGCTGAGATGAGGTTCTTTTAGTGTCTAATTGTGTTGGGATGAAATGGGATGTTTTCTCATTGATAAGTCCAACTTGTacaaaagaagttgttttagtgATATTATTAAAAGGCTCAGGATGTTTTTGCcttttaatgaagtaaaaccTGTTCAAACAACTACTGTGGAATTTTGGTTGGAAATCGTCTAGCTATAATGTGCACATCCCGCCTTCTTTAAGTGAGGAGGCTTGAGTATGGCTTCACAGAAATATGAGTTCTTCATGTTCTTTGGATATTGTGTGGGCCTTCTCGTGTTTGGATTTTaaccttttcctttttattttatctatatcACTCTATGGAACTTGGGAGACTTTTACATATATTTTGCATATATCTCTACTTGCCAGAAAGAGAATCACATTCATTTGATCACGATCCTTGTCAGAATTAGCTGCTTAAGTTGGTCGTTGATATTTCCTATGCTTTGAAATGGTTATTTAATCAGGGCCTTGCTTTACTCGTGCATGATACATATATGTAGTGTTGCATGTGAGTAGTTTTTTATTTGAAACGTTCTATGTTAGTGAAGCTCGAGGCATGAATTCTAGGACGTGCCTGATTTTGAGTTGTGACTAGGATGCTAGACTATGTTAAGACAGAATAAGATGGAGAAAAGTGGAAAAAGATCATAAATTGGTATTTGATCCAGGTTATTAGTATATCTTGAGTGAGCCGCCTTTTCTTGTAAATTAGATGCTACAACAACTATAGGCCTTAGTCCCAAACAAGTTGGGTCAGGTATATGAACTTTCACTGACCATGTTCTCCATTTAAGCTCAATCCATATCATTATCGTACCAAACAAAGTTAAATGtaatagaagtaattgtagTAGTaccaatagtaataatagtagtaatattAGAAGTTCTCTATATTTTCACTGGCTTATATAAATCTATCATAAGATCAAGATACTCCTATAAAAGCAGTAGATTCAAATTAGCGTACTAACAAGACTAAAACTTATTCCCAACTAGTAGATATGACATATATGGaacctttttttatttctcttaaattaGATGACTTGGTGAAGTTATCTTGTGGGTTTTCACTTCTCTCGCTGGTGGAATGTCAGGAGTGAAAATATTGTACTTTGCTGTCATTTGAATGATGCGGTGgttgttattttttctatttccaCCTTTAACTACCATTATTCCAAAAGATATCTCATCTTCCTTTTTCACGATACACATGTTGGGTAGTATCTATTGTACAGCCTTGAAAAACATGAGTTTGGTCTTTTCACCATCACCTTTTTCAATGAGTTTCAACAAGTTTGTATGTTTTCTTCGTGGGCACCCTTCTTGCTTGATTGTCCAAATAGTGAAAGCATTATTATGAACTACTAATCTTAATCAAGCTTTTAATTTCATGATGGTGTTCATGGAATCATCaatgtttgtcatgatttctcaTAAACATGCACTGTTGAATTTCCCTACAAATGAAATAATTACCAGAAAGGTGTTCTGACAAGTTAAATAGCATGAATGTGGATATGTAACATAGAGGCTAAAATTCTCCATGTATCAACTAGTTGCAACTGATCTGAATTGCTGAGTTTCATATGAATTCCTTTTTGATATAACAGATTATTTATTTAAGCATATTTGTCATCCTCTTATAATTTGGAGTAATAAGTGATGATTGTTGGACTACGAATGCAGTATGTTGAAGACCCATGAGTTTATCTAGATTTATTAGGTAGTTATTAATGTTTCATTATGgcatttattttcttgaaactGATAACGTTTGTATTTCATATAGTACTTAGGTAGTACTGGAAAACCATATTTTCAAATAAGCAGAAAGGAAGTACAATCTATCCAAAAACTGAACCAATTCTAAATGGACCCTAAAACATCTATGATTGACTCAATATCATTGGAGTAAACATTTTACACCAAAAGCAAGAACAACAAAATACACTTAAGCTTCACTTCCTGCAGGTTGTTGTTCCTATTATCAAAACATCTCGTTTCTCTCCCTCCATATAGTCCACCAAATACAAGCAGGGATCATCCTCCATCTTTCTCTGTTTGTAGCCCCCAAGTTCAGCCATCTCCCGATTGAATAGAGTCTCATCAATCTTGCTAGGCATGCTCCcaatatattgaaatgagtgTTTTAccataataatcatattaattgatgtttAATATTAGGTCTTGGAAAATGATTTGgtgaataagtaattaatgcTAAGGGTAAAACATGGAAAAAATTAGTTGTCTTTATAAaagtgacaagtaaaagtgaataTCTATGTTTGGAATGGTGGACAAAAGTGAACGAAGGGGGAGTACATcttaaatttcaattaaattttagttGTTTAATAGATCACAGTACACTACAAGAATCTGATTACCTGAATCTGAGTACTAATTAGATACTACCTTAGGTATATCTTTAATGACTGTAGGCCATCTTCTGTTCTACTCAATGTTACCTTATCTAAAGAGTTATTGAAAGGGACAAAAAGCTGACCTGTCCtattacatttttttctcttcagTTAAAAGAACATTTTCTTTGTCTTGTTTCTCCTCGTAACGGTCTTGCGGATTTTTTTTCAGGCTGTAATCTTCTTGGACTTGGATAATTCATGTAAGAGTGCCCATTGTATCagcttgtttcttcattttatttatcataaacaGCACTTTTACATAAGTTCCCTTGCCAATGAAATAATTACCCCAAAAGAAATGTGGCAATTTAAGCAacatgaaaatacaaatattttataaagtagcTTGCGAAATTTACCGTGTATTAATTACTTGTGACTTGTAAACATGCTGAGAATCATAATAAATTCTTTCTTGGTTATATTTGAGAAGTTCTTCCTTAGCGGTCTCCATTAACTCATGAGTGACATAGCGAAGACTCATTAGTTTTGTCCAGATTTATCCGGTAGTAATAACTTCAATAGTCACGTTGGTTGTTTGTAAAGAATTAAATACACATGAcaactttgaaatttttttttagcttttaatAGTTTACAGTACATTATAAATCTGATTATGCACAATAATGGAACAGTATCTGATTAAGTGAATTTTACTCCTGATTAATTACTCTTTGGGCACATATTTCACATGGCTATAATCTAATTTTTTGCTCTTTGCAATTGTACCTTTGCTTATTATCTATTCAAAGGATGAAAATGTTAAGCTATTTTGCACACTGCTTTTTGACTGTGTGTCGTCTCTCCTTCGGTATAGGTCTTACTGACTGCTCATTAGGCCCACGACCTTCTTGGACTTGGATGCTTTATGTTAGGGCGCACAAGATCTCAGCACTTGTCTCCTAATTTGATGGAGTTGTTTCACTTCTCAAAGGTTTTCATCACTATTCGTTCGTCATATCATTGTTATATGAAGGAGTGGAAAAGGAAAGAGATCACATTCTTCTTCGACTGTTGTCTGATCTCTTGTCACTCACATTAACTGGTTAACTAACGTCTTTGCAGGGCTAAGACCTTTTGGACCTAATTGTTTCACGTATTAAGGTACTCCGGTACAAGTTCCTTTTGCTTAATTTTCTGTGTTTATAATAAACTTCGAATAAGTGTCTTGTAGAAGAAGAAAGTTACTGCATTTTTTCTCAATGTCTCATCAGCTGATCGAAATATCACAGAATCTAGTGAAGGTGAGGTGAGTGTGAAAATCTTAGTGATTGGATGGCCTGAAAAACTGTACTTAGCACCTTTTGCTTTAATGAGCAAGCAAAGACTATGATGCAAGTGAGGTGCTAATAGTTCAGTTGTATTTCCATATCTTTAGTGGAGCTTTCTTATGGCTGGTTGctacatgaaaaaaaatgtggTCATCTTTCATGAGCAAAATAGTGGGCTCCAAGCTTCCCCTTTTGCTTTAATCTTCAAGGTTTATCTGTTATTTTCTTGACCAGCTATCATCTACGAAGTGATTGGTCCAAGTATATTGTTTCCAACAGATTATCTTGTCCTAGCATGCAAGATAGTTGGTTGTCACTTGCTGTTGCTTCATTATTCAAGTTCATCTTATATTTGTCACCAGCTGTTGCTTTATTCTTCAAGGTTTATCTGTTATTTTCTTCTCGGCTATTCATCCATGCCACTGAAGTAATTGGTCCAAGTATGTTCTCACCGACAGGTTTTGTCCAGCATGCAAGGTAGTTGGCTGTCACCAGCTGTTGCTTCATTCTTCAAGTTCATTTCATAGTGTCACAGGTGTATGTCTTGAGTGCATTCTTTTCATCAGGTTCTGAcacaacccccccccctcctttTCTAGCTGCCTTTCCTTTTGACTTTGTTCTGATTGCTTGGCTAGAAGGTGTATTGGTAGATGACTATGTGGGGAGGACTGCAGAATAATAGTTAATGGATTGTCATTAcgtaaataaattttctatagTTTCTGGATCACATAAGTCAGAGTCCTAAATATTGAAGAAAGAAGAATCAATTTTCTTCCTTTCTTGATTACCTTCTTAGTTCTTTGTGTATGCAGAAGACTGAATCCATTCAATTCCTATGAAGGATTACTAATTCTTTGAACTTTTCAAAATATCCTTCATCTCAACCACTTATGTGTCATCTTTTCGACCTTGCTTTTGTAGGTGCAAGTGAGAAAGATTGAAAGGCAGTGTATTAATTTGTTTTCAGTAACCATGTTGATTCCCATGTGGTGGTGCTTTTGTTGCTCCTTACTGCACTAGTGGCCTCTGAAGGATCAGAACCACAATTTTTAGCTGGTAGTCCTGTCTAAACTAATTGAGATAGATAGAGGATATGTCAAAATTGAGATGGGGGAAATAAAAAGGAAGGCCTATCTGTGTTAATCaataaacatcataatatagtcCACAAATTGCAATAGAGAAATTAATCTGAAAATAATCATTTCATATTTCACGATAGCATGTTAGTCCTTGAGTATTCATTCTGTTAGCTAAAGAAGTTCTGCGATTTTCTGTCACACGGCGGATATGTAGAATTTAAAACCTTACAAcctattttgaaaaagaattggTAGGACTAACTCatctttaaaaatagaatttaaaacCTTACAACCTATATAGAAGAAGAATTGGTAGGGACTAAGTCCTTTTTAAAACCAGTAGTTGATTTTGAACCTACACTCAAGTCTCTCTAGGAGTTCGGCGCTGGTATTTGATTAATTCTATGGTTTGGACCATCTCAGATCTGCTACATGTTGGTACGTATATCAGAtatttcatgttgatgttgatctGGAGAGCAGTTTTGGCGGGTATGTATGGTGTGTTAACATTCTTTCAACTatcttcataaaaatatattgtttgacAACCAAAGTTTACCATTGCAAAAGAGAACAGGATATTTTCACCTTTTACTGTCATCCATTAAGCTTTTCTCTTATGTTTATACTGCTACTGGTCTGAGATTGAAGATATATTCTTTTGAGGGTCGATGTTTACTATGTCATGTTA includes:
- the LOC107016303 gene encoding inactive poly [ADP-ribose] polymerase RCD1-like; its protein translation is MSTAPAGSCAPMIASGEMDSVSAILNGNKVEILVPLERTAGGSGTKVRVEVPRNWLIPPARSTDHAQLLVQNHQNFKVSGMPARIMMFKDGSWVDFEKSAMDVLVSAFVSGEAMVETVMGGCTFIFDFYRMIGINLDSGNELPIAWIDVGGNSFYPKVFVEGSENLDKNEVNVDEKFSSENGKVEFEIKIIERNSAGDVLGKRKMGSEENEVVREVGSSSRDVIEQRVVSTPTELLPPKWPRTRSLGNEEESYRKASSLLISILKVGVTVTAVHQCTRTGPVEQARLEVFLNNVKIVKRSRGDARIQYAWYGTSSAKIDSIMRRGFEMPRIIPGILTHGVGIYMSPLYSPQKSHTMCEVDENGEKHIMLCRVIVGKLEKVELGSQQLFPSSAEFDTGVDDLINPKLHVIWCSNMNTHILPIFIVSYKSGFHITG